In one Bacillus thuringiensis genomic region, the following are encoded:
- a CDS encoding DEAD/DEAH box helicase, which yields MSFTLNKSIIKEVCGETSYKRGEAYYKSNKVIINHYDENKEICEATVKGNEDFHVTVEKAKKGDVVAKCSCPSLASFQTYCQHVAAVLIQINYNQQTGGMSSTSNRNDQLTSGMFQLFADKPLRPKSKQHRFDTREILDIEFICTPVATRSGGALLGIQLKLAKVYFINHIREFLSKVEKRESFHCSNEFTYTPDVHSFKQETDAIIQQLIKMYHNEKMYEDTLEVHAKQDESMIFIPPASWKDMLSSLSKVEYVQLKQNEQLFQGLQVSKGLLPLHFEFTKGNNGGFTLHIDGLNRVQVMDMYNNALYDGKLYHLHIEDCMRLIELQKMMSRSNSNQFYIPESKMEHFVSKVVPGLMKLGTVHIDEVISDRVETPSLKAKLYLDRVKNRLLAGLEFHYGNVMINPLEEDGQPSVFNRDEKKEKEILDIMSESAFAKTEGGYFMHNEEAEYNFLYHVVPTLKGLVDIYATTAIKLRISKGDAVPLITVRRKERIDWLSFRFDIKGIPEAEIKGVLAALEEKRKYYRLANGSFLSLESKEFNEINQFIKESGIRKEFLHGEEVNVPLIRSVKWMNGLHEGNVLSLDDSVQELVENIQNPKKLKFAVPNTLNAEMRKYQVYGFEWMKTLAHYRFGGILADDMGLGKTLQSIAFIDSVLPEIREKKLPILVVSPSSLVYNWFSELKKFAPHIRAVIADGIQAERRKILKDITEFDVVITSYPLLRRDIRLYARPFHTLFLDEAQAFKNPTTQTARAVKIIQAEYRFGLTGTPVENSLEELWSIFHVVFPELLPGRKEFGDLRREDIAKRVKPFVLRRLKGDVLNELPEKIEHLQSSELLPDQKSLYAAYLAKLREETLKHLDKDTLRKNKIRILAGLTRLRQICCHPALFVDDYKGSSAKFEQLLEILEECRSTGKRILIFSQFTKMLSIIGRELNRQAIPYFYLDGSTPAQERVELCDRFNEGEGNLFLISLKAGGTGLNLTGADTVILYDLWWNPAVEQQAADRAYRMGQKNTVQVIKLVAHGTIEEKMHELQESKKNLIAEVIEPGEEKLSSITEEEIRDILMI from the coding sequence ATGAGTTTCACATTGAATAAATCGATTATTAAAGAAGTGTGCGGAGAGACCTCATATAAAAGAGGTGAAGCCTATTATAAATCAAATAAAGTGATAATAAATCATTATGATGAAAATAAAGAAATTTGCGAGGCGACAGTAAAAGGGAACGAGGATTTCCATGTTACAGTAGAAAAAGCTAAAAAGGGTGATGTTGTTGCAAAATGTAGTTGTCCTTCATTAGCGTCTTTTCAAACGTACTGTCAACATGTTGCAGCAGTATTAATACAAATAAACTATAATCAACAAACAGGTGGAATGAGTTCCACTAGTAACAGAAATGATCAATTGACAAGTGGTATGTTTCAGCTGTTTGCAGACAAACCACTGAGGCCAAAAAGTAAACAACACCGTTTTGATACACGTGAAATATTAGATATTGAGTTTATATGTACACCAGTAGCTACGAGAAGTGGAGGGGCTCTTCTTGGAATTCAATTGAAACTTGCCAAAGTGTATTTCATAAATCATATTAGAGAATTTCTTTCTAAGGTGGAGAAAAGAGAGTCTTTTCATTGTTCAAATGAATTTACATATACACCAGATGTACATAGTTTTAAACAAGAAACGGATGCGATTATTCAGCAGCTCATTAAAATGTATCATAACGAAAAAATGTATGAAGATACGCTAGAAGTACATGCGAAACAAGATGAAAGTATGATATTTATACCACCAGCTTCATGGAAAGATATGCTCTCTTCACTTTCTAAAGTTGAATATGTACAGCTGAAACAAAATGAACAACTGTTTCAGGGATTACAAGTTTCAAAAGGATTGTTGCCGTTACACTTTGAATTTACGAAGGGAAATAATGGTGGATTTACACTTCATATAGATGGTCTAAATCGTGTACAAGTTATGGATATGTATAACAATGCACTTTACGATGGGAAATTATATCACTTACATATTGAAGATTGTATGCGACTTATTGAATTACAAAAGATGATGAGTCGTTCAAATAGTAATCAGTTTTATATTCCAGAAAGTAAGATGGAACATTTCGTCTCGAAAGTTGTACCAGGATTAATGAAGCTCGGAACTGTACACATTGATGAAGTAATATCGGATCGTGTTGAAACCCCTTCGCTAAAAGCGAAATTGTATTTAGACCGCGTGAAAAATCGCTTATTAGCAGGTCTTGAATTTCACTATGGGAACGTCATGATTAATCCGCTAGAAGAGGATGGACAGCCGTCTGTTTTTAATCGTGATGAGAAAAAGGAAAAAGAGATTTTAGACATTATGAGTGAAAGTGCTTTTGCAAAAACAGAAGGCGGTTACTTTATGCATAATGAAGAAGCTGAGTATAACTTTTTATATCACGTCGTGCCAACATTAAAAGGTTTAGTTGATATTTATGCGACGACAGCAATCAAATTGCGAATTAGTAAAGGGGATGCAGTTCCTCTTATTACAGTGAGAAGAAAAGAAAGAATTGATTGGTTGTCATTTCGTTTTGATATAAAAGGAATACCAGAAGCAGAAATTAAAGGTGTATTAGCGGCCCTTGAAGAGAAACGTAAATATTATCGATTGGCGAACGGTTCGTTTTTATCCCTAGAGAGTAAAGAGTTTAATGAAATTAATCAGTTTATAAAAGAATCAGGTATTCGGAAAGAATTTTTACATGGAGAAGAGGTAAATGTTCCACTTATTCGGAGTGTAAAATGGATGAATGGACTTCATGAAGGCAATGTTTTAAGTTTGGATGATTCTGTTCAAGAGTTAGTAGAAAACATTCAAAACCCGAAAAAATTAAAATTTGCTGTGCCAAATACTTTAAATGCAGAAATGAGAAAGTATCAAGTATATGGGTTCGAATGGATGAAAACACTTGCTCATTACCGTTTTGGAGGTATTTTAGCAGATGATATGGGACTTGGAAAAACGTTGCAAAGCATTGCTTTTATAGATTCTGTTTTGCCTGAGATTCGAGAAAAGAAACTGCCTATATTAGTCGTTTCACCATCATCTCTTGTTTATAATTGGTTTAGTGAATTGAAAAAATTCGCCCCGCATATTAGAGCAGTTATTGCAGATGGAATTCAAGCAGAGCGCCGGAAAATTTTGAAAGATATAACGGAATTTGATGTCGTAATTACGTCATATCCATTATTGAGAAGAGATATAAGATTGTATGCAAGACCATTTCATACACTATTCCTTGATGAAGCGCAGGCGTTTAAAAACCCTACAACGCAAACGGCAAGAGCTGTGAAAATAATTCAAGCTGAATACCGTTTTGGGCTAACGGGTACACCTGTAGAAAATTCATTAGAAGAGCTATGGTCTATCTTCCATGTCGTCTTCCCGGAATTATTACCAGGAAGAAAAGAGTTCGGTGATTTAAGGCGTGAAGATATAGCGAAGCGAGTGAAACCATTCGTATTAAGACGATTAAAAGGGGACGTATTAAATGAGTTGCCAGAGAAAATAGAGCACTTACAATCATCGGAGTTATTACCCGATCAAAAGAGTCTTTATGCTGCTTATTTAGCGAAGTTAAGGGAAGAAACGTTAAAGCATTTAGACAAAGATACGTTACGTAAAAATAAAATTAGAATTTTAGCTGGTTTAACGAGATTGCGACAAATTTGTTGTCATCCTGCTTTATTTGTTGATGATTACAAAGGAAGTTCAGCTAAATTTGAACAACTGTTAGAGATTTTAGAGGAATGTAGAAGCACAGGAAAGAGAATATTAATTTTTTCTCAATTTACGAAGATGCTTTCCATTATTGGTCGTGAGTTAAATCGCCAAGCAATTCCATACTTTTATTTAGACGGGAGTACACCAGCGCAGGAACGTGTAGAGCTATGCGATCGGTTTAACGAAGGAGAAGGGAATCTATTTCTCATTTCTTTAAAAGCTGGTGGTACCGGACTTAATTTAACTGGTGCAGATACAGTAATATTATACGATTTATGGTGGAATCCAGCTGTTGAACAACAAGCGGCCGATAGAGCGTATCGAATGGGACAAAAAAATACAGTGCAAGTTATAAAGCTAGTAGCCCACGGAACAATTGAGGAGAAAATGCATGAATTGCAAGAAAGTAAGAAAAATTTAATCGCTGAAGTGATTGAGCCGGGAGAAGAGAAATTGTCCTCAATCACAGAGGAAGAAATTCGAGATATTTTAATGATTTAA
- a CDS encoding DUF3934 domain-containing protein, with the protein MSKTKAKPKKGVGQGTGSKGWNRWQSSAKKKAAAKPYKSKGTKK; encoded by the coding sequence ATGAGTAAAACGAAAGCAAAACCGAAAAAAGGTGTAGGACAAGGTACAGGAAGTAAAGGATGGAACCGTTGGCAATCAAGTGCAAAGAAAAAGGCAGCTGCCAAACCATACAAAAGTAAAGGTACAAAGAAGTAA
- the asnA gene encoding aspartate--ammonia ligase: MYQSLMTVRETQIAIKEVKTFFEDQLAKRLELFRVSAPLFVTKKSGLNDHLNGVERPIEFDMLHSGEELEIVHSLAKWKRFALHEYGYEAGEGLYTNMNAIRRDEELDATHSIYVDQWDWEKIVQKEWRTVDYLQKTVQTIYGIFKDLEDHLFEKYPFLGKYLPEEIVFVTSQELEDKYPELTPKDREHAIAKEHGAVFIIGIGDALRSGEKHDGRAADYDDWKLNGDILFWHPVLQSSFELSSMGIRVDSKSLDEQLTKTGEDFKREYDFHKGILEDVLPLTIGGGIGQSRMCMYFLRKAHIGEVQSSVWPDDLRAACKKENIHLF, encoded by the coding sequence ATGTATCAATCATTAATGACAGTAAGAGAGACTCAAATCGCAATTAAGGAAGTTAAAACATTTTTCGAGGACCAATTAGCAAAACGTCTTGAACTATTCCGCGTATCTGCACCATTATTCGTAACGAAAAAATCAGGATTAAACGATCACCTAAACGGTGTAGAACGTCCAATTGAATTTGATATGTTACATTCAGGAGAAGAATTAGAAATTGTTCATTCACTAGCGAAATGGAAACGATTTGCATTACATGAATACGGATATGAAGCTGGTGAAGGTTTATATACAAACATGAACGCGATTCGTCGTGATGAAGAACTTGATGCAACGCATTCCATTTACGTTGACCAATGGGATTGGGAAAAAATCGTTCAAAAAGAATGGCGTACTGTCGATTACTTACAAAAAACAGTACAAACAATTTATGGAATATTCAAAGATTTAGAAGATCACTTATTTGAAAAATATCCGTTCCTTGGAAAGTATTTACCGGAAGAAATTGTTTTCGTTACTTCTCAAGAATTAGAAGATAAATATCCAGAATTAACACCGAAAGATCGTGAACATGCAATTGCAAAAGAACATGGTGCAGTTTTCATTATCGGAATTGGTGATGCACTTCGTTCAGGTGAAAAGCACGATGGACGCGCAGCTGATTATGACGATTGGAAATTAAACGGTGACATTTTATTCTGGCACCCAGTACTACAATCTTCATTTGAATTATCATCAATGGGAATTCGTGTTGATAGTAAATCACTTGATGAGCAGTTAACGAAAACTGGTGAAGACTTCAAACGTGAGTATGATTTCCATAAAGGTATACTAGAAGACGTACTACCATTAACAATCGGCGGTGGTATTGGACAATCAAGAATGTGCATGTACTTCTTACGTAAAGCACATATCGGTGAAGTTCAATCTTCTGTATGGCCTGACGATTTACGTGCAGCTTGTAAAAAAGAAAACATTCATCTGTTTTAA
- a CDS encoding VOC family protein yields the protein MAKNKLLRMDNVSIVVESLDNAISFFEEIGLNLEGRATVEGEWAGRVTGLGSQCVEIAMMVTPDGHSRIELSRFLTPPTISDHRNTPVNALGYLRVMFTVEDIDEMVSRLTKHGAELVGEVVQYENSYRLCYIRGVEGILIGLAEELGNK from the coding sequence ATGGCAAAAAACAAATTACTACGAATGGACAATGTCAGCATCGTTGTAGAATCCCTTGATAACGCAATCTCTTTCTTCGAGGAGATTGGCTTGAACCTCGAAGGGCGAGCCACTGTCGAAGGTGAATGGGCTGGTCGCGTAACTGGACTCGGCTCTCAGTGCGTAGAGATTGCTATGATGGTCACTCCAGATGGCCACAGCCGAATTGAACTTTCGCGATTTCTCACCCCACCTACTATATCAGATCACCGAAATACTCCTGTAAACGCCCTCGGTTATCTACGCGTCATGTTCACCGTTGAAGACATTGACGAAATGGTATCCAGACTCACTAAGCATGGTGCAGAGCTCGTTGGCGAAGTAGTTCAATACGAGAACTCGTATCGTCTCTGCTACATTCGTGGAGTCGAAGGAATTTTAATCGGTTTAGCGGAAGAACTCGGTAATAAATAA
- a CDS encoding aspartate kinase, with protein METIVQKFGGTSVGSVERIQHVANLIIEEYERGHSVVSVVSAMGKSTDQLVALANAITENPSKREMDMLLSTGEQVTISLLTMALQAKGYHAISLTGWQAGITTESVHSSARITDIHTDRIQSYLAEGTIVIVAGFQGISVANEITTLGRGGSDTTAVALAAALKAKKCDIYTDVTGVYTTDPRVVKDAYKLDEISYDEMLELANLGAGVLHPRAVEFAKNHNVVLEVRSSMEQENGTIVKGECNMEQQSIVKGIAFEDNITRVTIKGLEQGSLSTVFSTLAAAHINVDIIIQSITNEGTVHLSFSIHSNDLRETLKVLEQNQETLHYESVEHENHLAKVSIVGSGMVSNPGVAANMFTTLKEENIHIKMVSTSEIKVSVVIDRLHLVTGVEALHQSFMAKIEPLVQMS; from the coding sequence ATGGAAACAATTGTTCAAAAATTTGGTGGCACTTCTGTCGGAAGCGTCGAACGCATTCAACATGTAGCAAATTTAATTATTGAAGAATATGAACGAGGTCATAGCGTTGTCTCTGTCGTTTCAGCAATGGGAAAAAGTACGGATCAACTTGTCGCACTCGCTAACGCTATTACAGAAAATCCAAGTAAACGTGAAATGGATATGCTTCTATCTACAGGAGAACAAGTAACTATTTCATTATTAACAATGGCACTGCAAGCAAAAGGCTATCATGCAATTTCATTAACAGGATGGCAAGCTGGTATTACGACAGAATCTGTACATAGTAGTGCACGGATTACTGACATTCATACAGATCGTATTCAATCTTATCTTGCTGAAGGCACGATTGTTATCGTAGCTGGTTTCCAAGGTATAAGTGTAGCAAATGAAATTACAACGCTTGGCCGTGGTGGTTCTGATACGACTGCTGTCGCACTAGCCGCTGCACTTAAAGCAAAAAAATGTGATATTTATACGGATGTGACAGGCGTATATACGACGGACCCACGAGTTGTAAAAGATGCTTACAAATTAGATGAAATTTCTTATGACGAAATGTTAGAGCTTGCTAATCTCGGTGCTGGCGTATTACACCCGCGCGCTGTTGAGTTTGCTAAAAATCATAACGTAGTTTTAGAAGTTCGCTCAAGTATGGAACAAGAAAACGGAACAATTGTAAAAGGAGAATGTAACATGGAACAACAATCAATCGTTAAAGGTATTGCATTTGAGGATAACATTACACGTGTCACAATTAAAGGACTAGAACAAGGCTCGCTTTCAACAGTTTTCTCTACATTAGCAGCAGCACACATTAATGTAGATATCATCATTCAAAGTATTACAAATGAAGGAACTGTACATCTCTCCTTCTCCATTCACTCGAATGATTTAAGAGAAACTTTAAAAGTTTTGGAACAAAATCAAGAAACTCTTCACTACGAATCTGTAGAACATGAAAATCACTTAGCAAAAGTATCAATCGTAGGATCTGGCATGGTATCTAACCCTGGTGTCGCTGCAAATATGTTCACTACTTTAAAAGAAGAAAATATTCATATTAAAATGGTAAGTACATCAGAAATTAAAGTGTCTGTCGTTATTGACCGCCTTCATTTAGTAACAGGTGTTGAGGCGTTGCATCAATCATTTATGGCGAAAATTGAGCCTTTAGTGCAAATGAGCTAA
- a CDS encoding DoxX-like family protein, producing MKRKQPIYVATKMNTTMEKLWRYTQEPDIHTEWDARFTEISYLEKKEGEPQKFLYKTKIGFGLEIAGEGESIGEIRKETGERISSLKFWTDNTLSLIQIGRGYWKYTPNKEYIHFETQYDYDTRFGRIGNVIDSYIFRPLLGWATAWSFDALKLWLEKGLHPRLLIRRTMTYWLVCFLFAFVWIYQGIVPKLLFTHSEEVKMLSVLIGSNESSVYILKIIGVLEIIFGVVWLLPLTKRKLFILHIIVLLVLTLAAGFTNIASFTGPFNPITLNVLLMGLSIVGYINSFDLPSAKNCKRARKG from the coding sequence ATGAAAAGGAAACAGCCTATTTATGTTGCGACAAAAATGAACACGACGATGGAAAAATTATGGAGATATACGCAAGAACCAGATATACATACAGAGTGGGATGCTCGCTTTACTGAAATTTCGTATTTAGAGAAAAAAGAAGGAGAACCACAGAAGTTTTTGTATAAAACAAAGATTGGATTTGGGCTTGAAATAGCTGGAGAAGGGGAATCAATAGGTGAAATAAGAAAAGAAACTGGTGAAAGAATTTCCTCTTTAAAATTTTGGACGGATAATACATTATCTCTTATTCAAATAGGACGTGGTTATTGGAAGTATACGCCGAATAAAGAATACATCCATTTTGAGACACAATATGATTATGATACAAGATTTGGTCGTATAGGAAATGTAATAGATTCCTATATTTTTCGTCCGTTATTAGGTTGGGCGACCGCTTGGAGTTTTGATGCCTTAAAATTATGGTTAGAAAAGGGGCTTCATCCTAGGTTACTAATTAGAAGAACAATGACGTATTGGCTCGTATGCTTTTTATTTGCTTTTGTATGGATATATCAAGGGATAGTGCCGAAACTACTGTTTACTCATTCAGAAGAAGTAAAGATGCTTTCTGTATTAATTGGTTCAAATGAAAGTAGTGTATATATACTTAAAATAATTGGGGTGTTAGAAATAATTTTCGGTGTCGTATGGCTGTTGCCACTAACAAAACGAAAATTATTTATACTGCATATTATTGTATTACTAGTTTTAACGTTAGCGGCAGGATTTACGAATATCGCAAGCTTTACAGGGCCGTTTAATCCGATTACATTAAATGTTCTTCTAATGGGGTTATCAATTGTCGGTTATATAAATAGTTTCGATTTACCAAGCGCGAAAAATTGCAAGAGGGCGAGAAAGGGATAA
- a CDS encoding DUF4166 domain-containing protein — translation MANMYERLLGDTYKNLHPELQKRYAITEENSFTGEGKMDEIYGGSFFVKFILKIASKFRMFFSERGEEIPFTIQNIAERDEYGQELVRWNRTFYFHNKKRYFNAVMQLDENENEIVDYFGEPHLLVSTLHFHIDELGAMHIASKKQWFYMFGRKIPLPKFLYGEAKIVESYDATLQCFRIHVQVRNPLIGSLFSYKGTFVERK, via the coding sequence ATGGCTAATATGTATGAACGATTATTAGGGGATACCTATAAAAATCTTCATCCTGAATTGCAGAAGCGTTATGCCATTACAGAAGAGAATAGTTTTACAGGGGAAGGAAAGATGGATGAAATTTACGGTGGCTCTTTTTTCGTGAAATTTATATTGAAAATTGCATCGAAGTTTCGAATGTTTTTCTCGGAACGAGGAGAGGAAATTCCATTTACGATACAAAACATAGCTGAGCGAGATGAATATGGACAAGAATTAGTAAGGTGGAACCGTACTTTTTATTTTCATAATAAGAAAAGATATTTTAACGCAGTTATGCAATTGGATGAAAACGAAAATGAAATTGTAGATTATTTTGGCGAACCACATTTACTCGTTTCTACACTACATTTTCATATCGATGAGTTAGGGGCAATGCATATTGCTTCAAAGAAACAATGGTTTTATATGTTTGGAAGAAAAATTCCGTTGCCAAAATTCTTGTATGGTGAAGCAAAAATTGTTGAAAGTTATGATGCAACACTACAGTGTTTTCGAATTCATGTACAAGTACGAAACCCGTTAATTGGCTCGCTTTTTTCATATAAGGGAACATTTGTGGAAAGGAAATAA
- a CDS encoding YndJ family protein, translating to MKNIIFGLACYVVFLICERSNTNPVEAIILLSVLLFIPISFCIIEKRKRDGSHLLFYKFVSFLYPIATICAMLAFVTNHYVFALVWFVYTGIVALFGVSRLLERGWKPLEETAIDSAFIYLFLGGFWFFASVAKLSIMQFSSDIVLLTAAHFHYSAFLLPLSAGLIGRKREKRSKVYDVIMFIIMISPMTVAIGITYSRIFEFLAVFLYLCAIYGYGFYVWRAKFNAISAKIFLIVSSSTLMVTIMFSLIYSYGNLKHVMTITIAQMVWIHGVVNGIGVALPAFVGWVIEKSVPNYKYYGKPMSKLRGNVAIGEAYLYSSNLVDSKEYNGLVDKVNDFHSEAFDVTKVPLSIIRFYENTAEYELQSNIKWARSFRPFALCYEKMSKRVEQIHLGMGGNWETMYGSIISVMDEKDGRENVRAWLRKNEAGESIFVALYSKHTYKNETYMNIALPLPYSNMTGILKLYNDSHDLIITSKLRENGQGDEGIYLHTRFLTIRLPLAETFIIKERTDHILEANHRMWIFGVKFLEIDYKIKKVEEK from the coding sequence ATGAAAAATATAATATTTGGGCTTGCTTGTTATGTTGTTTTTCTAATATGTGAGCGTTCGAATACAAATCCTGTTGAAGCAATTATATTATTATCTGTTTTATTATTTATACCAATATCATTTTGTATTATTGAGAAAAGAAAAAGAGATGGATCGCATTTATTATTTTATAAATTCGTATCGTTTTTATATCCAATCGCAACAATTTGCGCAATGCTAGCGTTCGTCACAAATCATTATGTATTTGCGCTAGTTTGGTTTGTATATACAGGAATTGTTGCGTTATTTGGTGTAAGTAGATTGCTAGAAAGAGGATGGAAGCCGTTAGAAGAGACCGCCATAGATAGTGCGTTTATTTATTTGTTTTTAGGTGGTTTTTGGTTTTTTGCTTCAGTAGCAAAACTTTCAATTATGCAGTTTAGCTCTGACATTGTTTTACTCACAGCTGCACATTTTCATTATTCGGCGTTTCTATTGCCATTATCAGCTGGTTTAATAGGGAGAAAAAGAGAAAAGAGAAGTAAAGTGTATGATGTTATTATGTTTATCATCATGATTTCACCTATGACAGTTGCAATAGGAATTACATACTCAAGAATATTTGAATTTTTGGCAGTGTTCCTATATTTATGTGCGATTTATGGGTATGGATTTTACGTTTGGAGAGCAAAATTTAATGCTATCAGTGCAAAGATTTTTCTAATCGTTTCGTCTAGTACACTCATGGTTACAATTATGTTCTCACTTATATATTCATACGGAAATTTGAAGCATGTAATGACGATTACAATTGCTCAAATGGTTTGGATTCACGGTGTTGTCAATGGAATTGGAGTAGCTTTACCGGCATTTGTCGGCTGGGTGATCGAAAAGAGTGTTCCGAATTATAAATACTATGGGAAACCAATGAGTAAGTTAAGAGGAAATGTGGCAATTGGTGAGGCTTATTTATATAGCAGCAATTTAGTAGACAGTAAGGAATACAACGGTTTAGTTGATAAAGTAAATGACTTTCATAGTGAGGCATTTGATGTGACAAAGGTTCCTTTAAGTATTATTCGTTTTTATGAAAATACAGCAGAGTATGAGTTACAATCGAATATTAAATGGGCTCGTTCGTTCCGTCCGTTTGCACTTTGTTATGAGAAAATGAGTAAGCGTGTAGAACAAATACATTTAGGAATGGGCGGCAATTGGGAAACGATGTATGGCTCTATCATTAGTGTAATGGATGAGAAAGATGGAAGGGAGAATGTAAGGGCTTGGCTAAGGAAAAATGAAGCAGGTGAATCTATTTTTGTAGCTCTTTATTCAAAGCATACATATAAGAACGAGACATACATGAATATTGCATTACCTTTACCATATTCGAATATGACTGGTATTTTGAAACTATATAATGATAGTCATGATTTAATCATTACTAGTAAGTTAAGAGAAAATGGTCAGGGAGATGAGGGGATTTATTTACATACTCGGTTCTTAACAATACGTTTACCATTAGCAGAGACTTTTATTATAAAAGAGCGCACGGATCACATACTAGAAGCTAATCATAGAATGTGGATATTTGGAGTTAAGTTTTTAGAAATTGATTATAAGATTAAGAAAGTAGAGGAGAAGTAA